The following proteins are co-located in the Myxocyprinus asiaticus isolate MX2 ecotype Aquarium Trade chromosome 44, UBuf_Myxa_2, whole genome shotgun sequence genome:
- the LOC127434506 gene encoding C-C motif chemokine 20-like translates to MINVKICTLCFLILGAFIIRTESVSCCLRYTKRPIRCGSLKGYDIQGITRSCDIPAIIFHTENGKSICADPAQRWTQNRVACLKVKAANMKTGSMF, encoded by the exons ATGATCAATGTTAAAATCTGCACTTTGTGCTTCCTCATACTGGGTGCCTTCATCATCAGGACAGAATCAG TGAGTTGCTGCCTCAGGTACACTAAACGGCCAATTCGTTGTGGAAGTCTGAAAGGCTACGACATCCAAGGCATCACTCGCAGCTGTGACATCCCAGCTATTAT CTTTCATACGGAGAATGGAAAATCAATCTGTGCTGATCCAGCACAACGTTGGACGCAAAACAGAGTCGCATGCCTGAA GGTAAAAGCAGCAAATATGAAGACTGGAAGTATGTTTTaa